A window from Cyanobacteriota bacterium encodes these proteins:
- a CDS encoding RsmD family RNA methyltransferase produces the protein MVLKIATGNFKGMTLASSDTAKELRPTQALVREAIINTLSSMFLSREQAFEDLHVLDLYSGSGSMGFEFLSNGVAAISFVERDPKCKSLLRRNSEKMKTDSQIKIVSGVLPKILKSTQFSRESFDLVFFDPPFKFTIDEFLLTVKAVLEQQLLKSGALLILEYRDIELANALEQQFTEDLVLLKTKKYGGCIVIFAEKK, from the coding sequence ATGGTTCTAAAAATAGCAACAGGAAATTTCAAGGGTATGACTTTAGCGAGTTCTGATACCGCTAAGGAATTGCGACCAACTCAAGCACTTGTTAGAGAGGCGATAATCAATACTTTGAGTTCGATGTTTCTATCACGGGAGCAGGCTTTTGAGGACTTGCATGTCCTTGATTTGTACTCAGGTAGCGGCAGTATGGGCTTTGAATTTTTGAGTAATGGTGTTGCTGCCATTAGTTTTGTGGAGCGCGACCCCAAATGCAAGAGCCTGCTGAGGCGCAATTCGGAGAAAATGAAAACAGATTCTCAGATCAAAATCGTTTCTGGTGTTTTGCCTAAAATATTAAAATCTACTCAGTTTTCCCGTGAGAGCTTTGATTTGGTCTTCTTTGACCCCCCTTTCAAATTCACTATCGATGAGTTTTTACTAACGGTAAAAGCAGTTTTAGAGCAGCAGTTATTAAAGAGCGGAGCCTTGCTAATTTTGGAATATCGAGATATAGAGCTAGCAAATGCACTAGAGCAACAGTTTACAGAGGATCTTGTATTACTTAAAACAAAAAAATATGGAGGTTGC
- a CDS encoding response regulator yields MVDKAKILIADDEASLRTLLRAVMSSEANEFELTEAVDGDDALTKVQADKPDLVILDVMMPGQSGFEVCEKIKKDQKLKDIIVLILTAKGQETDKEWAASVGADHFLSKPFSPLELLETVRGLLGKKSSVSS; encoded by the coding sequence ATGGTAGATAAAGCAAAAATTTTAATAGCAGACGACGAAGCGAGTCTAAGAACTCTACTCAGGGCAGTGATGTCATCAGAGGCTAACGAGTTTGAACTCACAGAAGCTGTTGATGGCGATGATGCTCTTACCAAAGTGCAAGCTGACAAACCCGACTTAGTGATTCTTGACGTGATGATGCCAGGTCAATCTGGTTTTGAAGTCTGCGAAAAAATCAAAAAAGACCAAAAGCTCAAAGACATCATTGTGCTTATCCTTACAGCCAAAGGACAAGAAACAGACAAGGAATGGGCTGCCTCAGTTGGCGCTGATCATTTTTTAAGTAAGCCTTTTAGTCCGCTTGAATTGCTGGAGACGGTGAGGGGTTTGTTGGGGAAGAAGAGTTCTGTTTCTAGTTAA